A DNA window from Coffea arabica cultivar ET-39 chromosome 6c, Coffea Arabica ET-39 HiFi, whole genome shotgun sequence contains the following coding sequences:
- the LOC113693249 gene encoding zinc finger BED domain-containing protein RICESLEEPER 2-like: protein MDKSAEDASSQLGRTGANSTSPVNIIDTEGGNDNEEELEYSLGDEELGSEEEQLEGDTQAPIQRSNQDAIEGDTLDAFQKKKRARKSEAWDDFEDVKVGPQKTIYSECKHCQSKFKKTKTGTTSSLLRHRKNCPKRLEKLKIVEARQQKLNFPAADSSSNAHSLLHTGKFDMAAMRQSAAEWVLMHEHPFSIVEEDGFNLMMKKGMPEWQKISRTTNKKDCLSVYEREKQKLKHLLSKVKKISLTTDLWKSKNQKIEYMVITGHWIDSQWRLQKRVLNFVHVPPPRPGIAIADAIYKCMLDWGIESKIYTVSVDNASNNDTALRCLKDTFSRNKCLLAKGKLFHVRCCAHILNLMVQDGLSEIQEIIHDIRTSVEFVNKTEGRRLIFGEIVHQLRLPERVLIYDCKTRWNSTYEMLACALKFNEVFPRFKDREPSYTFCPSTEDWEKVKMVCSILGVFWNATHIISGSDYPTANLYLNEVCRIKTLLDSRANDEDSFIQAMVWKMKMKFDKYWGECNLMMSIAAILDPRLKMRVINYCFPLIYPPHEVQANINKVRQALYDLYAE, encoded by the exons ATGGATAAGTCTGCCGAAGATGCGTCTTCACAGCTAGGTAGGACTGGTGCGAATTCCACTAGTCCTGTGAATATCATTGATACAGAGGGTGGAAATGACAACGAGGAAGAGCTGGAATACTCTCTTGGCGATGAAGAATTAGGAAGCGAAGAGGAGCAGTTAGAAGGCGATACACAAGCACCTATTCAAAGATCAAACCAAGATGCTATTGAAGGTGATACTCTAGACgcttttcaaaagaaaaagagagccaGAAAATCTGAAGCATGGGATGATTTCGAAGATGTGAAAGTTGGGCCTCAGAAGACAATTTACTCAGAGTGTAAGCATTGCCAGTCTAAATTCAAAAAGACGAAGACCGGTACAACTTCAAGTTTGTTAAGGCATCGGAAAAATTGTCCAAAACGATTGGAGAAACTCAAAATAGTAGAGGCACGCCAGCAAAAACTCAATTTTCCAGCTGCTGATTCTAGCTCAAATGCTCATTCCCTCCTTCATACTGGCAAGTTTGACATGGCTGCCATGAGACAAAGCGCGGCTGAGTGGGTGCTTATGCATGAGCATCCCTTTTCAATTGTGGAGGAAGATGGCTTCAACTTAATGATGAAAAAGGGGATGCCTGAATGGCAAAAAATTAGTCGGACTACTAACAAGAAAGATTGTCTTTCCGTGTATGAAAGAGAGAAGCAGAAATTGAAGCATTTGTTAAGTAAAGTCAAGAAAATCAGCTTGACCACAGACCTTTGGAAGTCCAAGAACCAAAAAATTGAATACATGGTTATAACTGGACATTGGATTGACAGCCAATGGAGATTACAAAAACGGGTCCTCAACTTTGTGCATGTTCCCCCTCCACGTCCGGGCATTGCCATTGCAGATGCTATTTACAAATGCATGTTGGATTGGGGCATTGAGAGCAAAATTTATACAGTGTCAGTTGATAACGCGTCAAATAATGACACCGCACTACGATGTTTGAAGGACACCTTCTCGAGAAACAAGTGCTTGTTAGCCAAAGGAAAGTTATTCCATGTGAGATGTTGTGCTCACATACTTAACCTGATGGTTCAAGATGGCCTTAGtgaaattcaagaaataattcaTGACATACGGACAAGTGTAGAGTTTGTAAACAAAACTGAAGGGAGGCGATTGATCTTTGGTGAAATTGTACACCAGCTACGATTGCCTGAAAGAGTGCTGATTTATGACTGCAAAACAAGATGGAATTCGACCTATGAGATGCTAGCTTGCGCTCTCAAGTTCAATGAGGTGTTCCCGAGATTCAAAGACAGAGAGCCAAGCTATACTTTTTGTCCTTCCACAGAAGATTGGGAAAAGGTAAAAATGGTGTGCAGTATTTTAGGAGTTTTTTGGAATGCGACTCATATAATATCTGGGAGTGATTATCCGACAGCTAATTTATATTTAAATGAAGTTTGTCGGATAAAAACGCTTCTAGATAGCAGAGCAAATGATGAAGACAGCTTTATTCAAGCAATGGTctggaagatgaagatgaaatttGACAAGTATTGGGGTGAGTGTAACCTGATGATGTCCATAGCAGCCATCTTGGATCCCAGGCTGAAGATGCGAGTTATCAACTACTGCTTTCCACTGATATATCCTCCACATGAAGTGCAAGCGAACATAAACAAAGTCCGGCAAGCATTGTATGATTTATATGCCGA GTAG
- the LOC140008099 gene encoding zinc finger BED domain-containing protein RICESLEEPER 1-like, producing MTHVIGMCEFLSHIATVEPVQPEKNELDIYFEDGLLSAMDKSCLDIVNLDALKWWKSTTKYKILPKMAADILAISVSTVASEATFSVGTRVLDSYRASLAPETVEMLMCAGDWCRKLHGVKKRDKKMKSAQEISLPIP from the exons ATGACACACGTTATTGGAATGTGTGAATTTCTATCTCACATTGCTACTGTGGAACCCGTTCAACCGGAGAAAAATGAGCTAGATATCTACTTTGAAGATGGCCTTCTCAGTGCTATGGATAAGTCGTGCCTGGATATTGTCAACTTAGATGCTTTGAAATGGTGGAAAAGCACAACAAAATACAAGATTTTGCCTAAGATGGCTGCGGATATTTTAGCCATTTCTGTTAGCACCGTAGCTTCGGAAGCGACATTTAGTGTTGGAACTAGAGTGCTTGACTCCTACCGTGCTTCTTTAGCTCCAGAAACTGTAGAGATGTTGATGTGTGCTGGGGATTGGTGTCGTAAGCTACACGGGGTGAAGAAAAGGGATAAG AAAATGAAGTCAGCACAAGAGATTTCATTGCCTATTCCTTGA